One window of the Candidatus Zixiibacteriota bacterium genome contains the following:
- a CDS encoding putative Rhs element Vgr protein (Evidence 3 : Putative function from multiple computational evidences) encodes MEIQGKAGSKERAELETAAICTVRIDNKEIKQTLSSIQLDQYIDRHHMLQVRIKQVGTAQSGQDFDDPADYTAFLGKSISLNVKPTGGMVDSSRELEFIGIVTQVSLDNSIDGLNTVLITSHSPTIGLDNSKKNAFFFDQSASDIIGSTLRNHPITLGNVDSSKGVSKFTVQYRESDYDFVRRLAFHYGKFAFYDGKEFCVVKASGSGAEELTWRETLGSFSFGLGTADPEFTSSAYNYEQSKIFTQDSKSLPAQSSLPAMLKTSPDASKNIFKNSGFTVSSRFIPDAQSLDEILQVEKNGSLGKMIQCQGYSIVPKVAVGHSVKIKGMSKLDGTFWVNSVRHIFNESGKYHNTFICTPVDTAFPSTRFNLQPFTDLQSAVVVDNDDPEKLGRIKVKFPWIQDSTIWVRYLSFNASQTGGWYSLPEIDDIVLVGFEMGNPEMPVALGSLYDKNNPPDSKAVDSKNDIRQFLTKGGSLIQIKDTSGSEEIKISMKDGKNSIVMQTSGPSITIESQNGDISIKGKSVTINSDQNIEIKAGGDLKAEGSANLKLKGGMQSDLEGNMVNVKGSMIKLN; translated from the coding sequence ATGGAAATACAGGGAAAAGCAGGTTCAAAGGAAAGGGCCGAATTGGAAACCGCGGCTATTTGCACGGTTCGTATCGATAACAAGGAAATCAAGCAGACCCTTTCATCGATTCAGCTGGATCAATATATCGACAGACATCATATGTTGCAGGTTCGGATCAAGCAGGTGGGCACGGCGCAGAGCGGTCAGGATTTTGACGATCCCGCCGATTACACCGCGTTTCTCGGAAAATCGATCTCATTGAATGTCAAACCGACCGGCGGCATGGTCGATTCCTCCCGCGAACTGGAATTTATCGGAATTGTCACTCAGGTAAGTCTCGACAACAGCATCGACGGTCTTAATACGGTTCTTATAACCTCGCACAGTCCGACCATAGGTCTGGATAATTCAAAGAAAAACGCTTTTTTCTTTGACCAGTCGGCCAGTGATATCATCGGCTCCACCCTGCGGAATCATCCCATTACCCTTGGCAATGTCGATTCCAGCAAAGGGGTTTCCAAATTTACGGTTCAGTACCGCGAGAGCGATTATGATTTCGTGAGACGGTTGGCATTTCATTACGGAAAATTTGCCTTTTACGACGGCAAGGAATTTTGTGTTGTCAAGGCCTCCGGTTCCGGAGCCGAGGAATTGACCTGGCGCGAAACGCTCGGTTCATTTTCCTTCGGACTGGGAACCGCCGATCCGGAATTTACATCGTCCGCCTATAACTACGAACAAAGCAAAATTTTTACCCAGGATTCCAAATCCCTTCCGGCCCAATCATCATTGCCCGCCATGCTTAAGACCTCGCCCGATGCCTCGAAAAATATTTTCAAAAATTCAGGATTCACGGTCTCTTCGCGCTTCATCCCCGATGCTCAGAGTCTCGACGAAATACTCCAGGTCGAAAAGAACGGCAGTCTGGGGAAAATGATTCAATGTCAGGGGTATTCCATCGTTCCCAAAGTCGCCGTGGGCCACAGTGTGAAAATCAAGGGAATGTCGAAACTCGACGGTACTTTCTGGGTGAATTCTGTCAGGCATATTTTCAACGAAAGCGGCAAATATCACAATACTTTTATCTGCACCCCGGTCGATACCGCCTTCCCCTCGACGCGATTTAATTTGCAGCCCTTTACCGATTTGCAGTCGGCAGTGGTCGTCGATAATGACGATCCGGAAAAACTGGGACGTATCAAAGTTAAATTCCCCTGGATCCAGGATAGTACTATCTGGGTCCGCTATCTCAGTTTCAATGCCAGCCAGACCGGAGGATGGTATTCCCTGCCTGAAATCGATGATATTGTTCTGGTTGGATTCGAGATGGGGAATCCGGAAATGCCGGTCGCTCTCGGCTCTCTTTATGACAAAAACAATCCGCCCGATTCCAAAGCGGTCGATTCCAAGAACGATATTCGCCAATTTTTGACCAAGGGCGGCAGTCTGATTCAAATCAAAGATACATCGGGGAGCGAAGAAATCAAAATTTCGATGAAGGACGGTAAAAACAGCATCGTCATGCAGACTTCGGGCCCGAGCATCACTATTGAAAGCCAAAACGGCGATATCAGCATCAAAGGAAAGAGTGTCACGATAAATTCCGATCAGAACATTGAAATTAAAGCCGGCGGAGATCTTAAGGCGGAAGGAAGCGCCAATTTGAAGCTTAAGGGCGGCATGCAATCCGACCTTGAAGGCAATATGGTCAATGTCAAAGGATCGATGATAAAACTTAATTAA
- a CDS encoding putative GPW/gp25 family protein (Evidence 3 : Putative function from multiple computational evidences) encodes MEYLALPFVLREGYLSKATLEESLTYSIGLILSTRLGSLPFDPEYGCDIWDKEYSDLYTANKAEIRASLRNAIDRSEKRLYNLSVSFVSAAESQGARQILGMAVKVTGNFREDSEEKKYEGTFYLG; translated from the coding sequence ATGGAATACCTGGCGCTACCATTTGTTCTGAGAGAAGGTTATTTGAGCAAGGCGACTCTGGAAGAGTCGCTGACCTATTCGATCGGCCTGATACTCAGCACCCGTCTGGGATCATTGCCCTTCGATCCCGAATACGGCTGCGATATCTGGGATAAGGAATATTCGGATTTATATACGGCTAACAAGGCGGAAATACGCGCCAGTCTGCGTAACGCCATCGACCGCTCCGAAAAGCGTCTTTATAATTTATCGGTTTCGTTCGTTAGTGCCGCGGAGTCTCAGGGGGCGCGTCAAATTCTGGGCATGGCGGTCAAGGTGACCGGCAATTTCAGGGAGGATTCCGAAGAAAAAAAATATGAAGGAACCTTCTATTTAGGTTAG
- a CDS encoding hypothetical protein (Evidence 5 : Unknown function), whose product MEIKATPSRSPEKIFADMHRELRAWNQQVPESPERLDPILKILMRLYAHQLSLIDKRIDSVWEMAANSLIRAVCPESKRWPVPSFTVMRCQPGDPVVEVDPHLRFFYKEKREGGQTFFFSPLRKERLIAARIKHIYLTAGSTVMDLSPNPESTGYSRQPLSFPATDPGKIFIGVEYEGIPSDLAGAVLFIKGAVEVLKQLRWGHWRAADSSGNFLEESRFCPGLIDSLSDILSIDGRRIDWGGLRTSRDLFKTLEDNFILLPRNFSTGWAAGPIDKELAEKMFTAGINPPPAGEKVYWLRIDLPRGGDKTKLQSSFEIHFNCFIAINKNELTLFKHTGGNRLVEVELPEDIANILEIARVVDSGGREYVPRFTVQTSRAQKAYSLEERNNKIVLWFDFSSDIELPPDSISVNYSITAGVSGNGIEAAKINELYEAHPGIVAIENIVPTGGAVPAKTEKQIVNEVSARLRNRDRAMNFAEISNWAMTFDPRILSAECRNGIERAARGVRRCIEVIIRVKKDGFYSDEETDLLERRLNSFLKSRSPINTHFKIEIVKQ is encoded by the coding sequence ATGGAAATAAAAGCGACCCCTTCCCGTTCCCCGGAGAAAATATTCGCTGATATGCATCGCGAACTTCGGGCCTGGAATCAGCAGGTGCCGGAATCCCCGGAACGTCTCGACCCGATCCTTAAAATTCTGATGCGGCTTTATGCCCATCAATTGTCACTCATTGATAAGCGGATCGACTCGGTTTGGGAAATGGCCGCCAATTCCCTCATACGGGCCGTTTGCCCCGAAAGCAAGCGCTGGCCGGTACCTTCCTTTACCGTGATGCGTTGCCAGCCGGGGGATCCGGTGGTCGAAGTTGACCCTCATCTGCGATTCTTTTACAAGGAAAAGCGTGAAGGCGGACAAACCTTCTTTTTTTCCCCTCTCCGCAAGGAGCGGCTGATTGCCGCCCGGATCAAACATATCTATCTGACGGCGGGGAGCACCGTAATGGATCTCTCTCCAAATCCCGAGAGTACCGGCTATTCGAGACAGCCGCTTTCTTTCCCTGCCACTGATCCCGGGAAAATATTTATCGGGGTGGAGTATGAGGGCATTCCCTCCGATCTGGCCGGCGCCGTCCTTTTCATCAAAGGCGCCGTCGAAGTGCTCAAGCAACTGCGCTGGGGGCATTGGCGCGCGGCCGATTCGTCGGGCAATTTTTTGGAGGAATCCCGCTTTTGCCCCGGGCTGATCGACAGCCTTTCGGACATTTTGTCGATTGATGGGCGCCGCATCGATTGGGGCGGGCTTCGAACGAGCCGAGATTTATTTAAGACGCTGGAAGACAATTTTATCCTCTTGCCCCGAAACTTCTCGACCGGATGGGCGGCCGGACCGATCGATAAGGAACTGGCGGAAAAAATGTTCACGGCCGGTATCAATCCCCCTCCCGCCGGCGAAAAAGTCTATTGGCTCCGTATTGACCTGCCGCGCGGCGGTGATAAGACCAAATTGCAGTCATCGTTCGAAATCCATTTCAATTGCTTTATTGCGATTAATAAAAACGAATTGACGCTGTTCAAGCATACCGGGGGAAATCGTCTGGTGGAAGTGGAACTGCCCGAAGATATCGCCAACATTCTCGAAATCGCGCGGGTGGTAGATTCCGGCGGGCGCGAATACGTCCCTCGCTTTACGGTACAGACCAGCCGGGCCCAGAAGGCATATTCCCTCGAAGAACGCAATAATAAGATTGTTCTCTGGTTCGACTTTTCCTCCGACATAGAGCTTCCGCCTGATTCCATTTCCGTGAATTATTCTATTACGGCCGGGGTAAGCGGCAACGGTATCGAAGCGGCCAAAATAAATGAATTGTATGAGGCTCATCCGGGCATCGTCGCGATCGAAAACATCGTTCCCACGGGCGGAGCGGTCCCGGCCAAGACGGAGAAGCAGATTGTCAACGAGGTATCGGCGCGTCTTCGCAATCGCGACCGGGCCATGAACTTCGCCGAAATCTCCAATTGGGCCATGACTTTCGATCCGCGCATTTTGTCGGCGGAATGCCGCAACGGGATCGAGCGGGCCGCCCGCGGTGTCAGGCGATGCATTGAAGTTATTATCAGAGTCAAAAAGGATGGCTTTTATTCCGACGAGGAAACGGATTTGCTGGAGCGGCGCCTCAATAGTTTCCTGAAATCCCGCTCGCCGATTAATACTCATTTTAAAATTGAGATTGTAAAGCAATGA
- a CDS encoding hypothetical protein (Evidence 5 : Unknown function) — protein sequence MNQPLMPDLCNRRYPFHYTTALCLLIKLGIDISQIEILAIGEFENYKGEILWQEPAPGAVLTADARIRLKVGYPSAIDFMPYQFFYGLAGSERHSASWEEQAREILAPFDSSVIRHNAAAEYHTLKFNLGLVDRKQLSDFLQLFNFELSAESDEDQKALIWTTLMPFFHFWAGNGGLTEKALELIFGYEFDIIENTFGQFVIPEEIRYILGSPSGRLGRETVLGNRFHDYDSNYEIIIKGISSEEVRNFLPGGLNRKRLDAILRFCMPNHLDYRLKFEVKNKNTIIGRENRAAYLGYAAHI from the coding sequence ATGAACCAGCCCTTAATGCCGGACCTCTGCAATCGGCGTTACCCCTTCCATTATACCACCGCTCTCTGTCTGTTGATAAAATTGGGCATTGATATTTCTCAAATCGAAATCCTTGCCATAGGCGAATTCGAAAACTATAAAGGCGAAATTTTGTGGCAGGAGCCTGCTCCGGGAGCGGTTCTCACTGCCGACGCCAGAATACGTCTTAAAGTCGGTTACCCGAGCGCCATTGATTTTATGCCGTATCAGTTTTTTTACGGCTTGGCGGGAAGCGAGCGCCACTCTGCATCGTGGGAAGAACAGGCCCGGGAAATACTGGCCCCTTTCGATTCATCGGTAATTCGTCACAATGCCGCGGCCGAATATCATACCCTTAAATTTAACCTCGGACTCGTTGACCGGAAACAACTATCCGACTTTCTACAACTCTTCAATTTTGAACTCTCCGCTGAATCAGACGAAGATCAGAAGGCGCTCATCTGGACCACGCTCATGCCGTTCTTTCACTTTTGGGCGGGCAACGGCGGACTGACGGAGAAGGCCTTGGAATTGATCTTCGGTTACGAATTTGACATCATTGAAAATACTTTCGGGCAATTTGTAATTCCCGAAGAAATTCGCTACATTCTCGGTTCACCGTCGGGGAGACTGGGTCGTGAAACCGTCCTTGGCAATCGATTTCATGATTACGATTCGAACTATGAAATAATAATAAAGGGAATTTCTTCGGAAGAGGTTCGAAATTTCCTCCCGGGCGGACTTAACCGAAAACGGCTTGATGCTATTCTCAGATTCTGTATGCCCAATCATCTTGATTACCGGCTGAAGTTTGAAGTTAAAAATAAAAATACGATTATCGGCAGGGAAAACCGGGCCGCATATCTTGGATATGCCGCTCATATTTAA
- a CDS encoding hypothetical protein (Evidence 5 : Unknown function), with translation MSDLNLYSVNWQDGMLITRQHLKDQEKYFEDLIRWHHLDVGDRYGLVKKSFDGKAALALNSLVSGNRLRVEMLRCQAVTPDGTYINIQESGQNPVRADFSISGAAVPVFISVDASGKQPVGDPDPGEDLPRVPYMVNGYAIHLGAPPNLPDGSFLQVAELLINGSEVKPSPNYFPPCLSVGADEQLAAKVSDFRNRLENLLSLSSRAYMAVSATGALAGESTNLQVAFKETTYLLVYHLAATIDDFVVGRNAIHPMHLVIQFKKLFRIFSTLMNLQPGLKDYLNEKFFSKELNSEIGRFMAAVDNFILAEYNHRQLGGHIQAIDNLLNILRGAIGFLAQTKREQLGEQAVATDSLTYQGRTYRVSPFSSTRLEQIGELSYLMVDVASPRAVADSVVLMSKDLFSVAEWNNMQVRLGLNDARGLGETDPVDVDVTTFGNKVALHPRDMMRSSAVRQITLIFRGARDNTKFQNLGKMDLIIYTM, from the coding sequence ATGAGTGACTTGAACTTATATTCGGTGAACTGGCAGGACGGGATGCTTATAACCCGTCAGCATTTAAAAGATCAGGAAAAGTACTTCGAGGATCTGATACGCTGGCACCATCTCGATGTCGGCGACCGTTATGGATTGGTGAAAAAATCATTCGACGGCAAAGCGGCTCTCGCCCTGAACAGTCTGGTCAGCGGGAATCGGCTCCGCGTCGAGATGCTTCGATGCCAGGCCGTCACCCCCGATGGTACATATATTAATATTCAGGAATCCGGACAGAATCCGGTCCGGGCCGATTTTTCCATCAGTGGAGCGGCCGTCCCGGTCTTTATAAGTGTTGATGCTTCCGGAAAACAACCGGTCGGCGATCCCGATCCGGGCGAAGACCTGCCCCGGGTGCCCTATATGGTGAATGGTTACGCCATTCATTTGGGTGCTCCCCCGAATTTGCCGGACGGATCATTTCTTCAAGTGGCCGAATTGCTCATAAATGGCAGCGAGGTTAAACCCTCGCCGAATTACTTTCCGCCCTGTTTAAGTGTCGGGGCCGATGAACAGCTGGCGGCCAAGGTTTCCGACTTTCGCAACCGCCTTGAAAACCTCCTCTCGCTGTCGTCACGCGCCTATATGGCGGTCTCGGCCACCGGAGCTCTGGCGGGGGAGAGCACTAATTTGCAGGTCGCTTTCAAGGAGACGACATACTTATTGGTATATCATTTGGCCGCCACCATCGATGACTTCGTGGTCGGTCGCAACGCCATTCATCCTATGCACCTGGTGATTCAGTTCAAGAAATTGTTCCGCATTTTCTCGACCTTGATGAATCTTCAACCCGGTTTGAAAGACTATTTGAACGAAAAATTTTTCAGCAAAGAACTCAATTCCGAAATCGGCCGTTTTATGGCCGCCGTCGATAATTTCATTCTGGCCGAATATAATCACCGTCAACTCGGCGGGCACATTCAGGCCATCGATAATCTCCTCAATATCCTGCGGGGAGCGATCGGATTTTTGGCCCAGACCAAGCGTGAGCAGTTGGGCGAGCAGGCCGTGGCCACCGACAGTCTGACATATCAGGGGCGTACCTATCGCGTTTCGCCGTTCAGTTCGACCCGATTGGAGCAAATCGGGGAATTGAGTTATTTGATGGTCGATGTCGCCTCCCCTCGCGCCGTAGCCGACTCGGTCGTCTTGATGTCGAAGGATCTTTTCAGTGTGGCCGAATGGAACAATATGCAGGTTCGCCTCGGGCTGAATGACGCCCGGGGGCTCGGGGAAACCGATCCGGTCGATGTCGATGTCACAACCTTCGGTAACAAGGTAGCCTTGCATCCCCGTGATATGATGCGCTCCTCGGCAGTTCGCCAGATTACCCTTATCTTCCGCGGAGCGCGGGATAACACCAAGTTTCAGAATTTGGGAAAAATGGATTTGATAATTTACACCATGTAA
- a CDS encoding hypothetical protein (Evidence 5 : Unknown function) has protein sequence MEIKTYIEDLFKYLESFEKGAVEFETEAFLQTYNGIYAVFQALRQQRNEAVDVDQYFLSRIERTPLNSSDLRQLSIQIMITYFESEADTDGQSNQSYLYCRGLRAVKQDIPFFEQHLIPLLFKEGALGSNFRLHQFFLNEIGRYMGKFGKKVIPNLNPEEFGALNDSMKILELIRRRLEMGNELLKDRTSLEFHLQRINAFTKLGQKSKLYERYLTEWQYLRKTSFWAAVKRFLSELGGKFRGAFSSSRYFRLVMTQRTPAYFYYFFLIVLFIFLAIYVPMKWSSYSRNKLNELNNRATAVQSGTLR, from the coding sequence ATGGAAATAAAAACATATATTGAAGATCTCTTTAAGTACCTTGAATCGTTCGAGAAAGGCGCTGTCGAATTTGAGACCGAGGCCTTTTTGCAGACGTACAACGGTATCTATGCGGTCTTTCAGGCTCTCCGCCAGCAACGCAACGAGGCGGTCGATGTGGATCAATATTTTTTAAGTCGCATCGAGAGAACACCCCTCAACAGCTCCGATCTCCGCCAGTTATCCATACAGATAATGATAACATATTTCGAGTCGGAGGCCGATACCGACGGTCAGTCGAATCAATCCTATCTTTACTGCCGGGGACTGAGGGCCGTCAAACAGGACATTCCCTTTTTTGAGCAACACCTCATTCCTTTGCTTTTCAAAGAAGGGGCCCTGGGAAGTAATTTCCGTCTGCATCAATTCTTCCTCAATGAAATCGGCCGTTATATGGGAAAATTCGGGAAAAAGGTGATCCCGAACTTGAACCCGGAAGAATTCGGTGCCCTCAATGACAGCATGAAAATCCTGGAATTGATCCGGCGCCGTCTGGAAATGGGCAATGAATTGCTCAAGGATCGCACCAGTCTTGAATTTCATCTGCAGCGGATCAATGCCTTTACGAAATTGGGGCAGAAGAGCAAACTATATGAACGTTATTTGACAGAATGGCAATATCTCCGCAAGACAAGTTTCTGGGCCGCGGTCAAAAGATTTCTTTCCGAATTGGGCGGGAAATTCCGCGGCGCCTTTTCGTCTTCGCGTTACTTCCGGCTCGTTATGACACAGCGGACACCGGCCTACTTTTACTATTTCTTTCTTATTGTCCTCTTCATTTTCCTGGCCATTTATGTACCGATGAAATGGAGCAGTTATTCCAGGAATAAATTGAATGAATTAAATAATCGCGCCACGGCGGTACAGTCCGGGACCTTGAGGTGA
- a CDS encoding hypothetical protein (Evidence 5 : Unknown function): MSLGKVFNIFKKGAKGASGQKGKKGGGIEWPPGLRIGVYGHANSGKTVYLTVLNEECKIAKDLQISVIDNATAGEFLSNYRMIWGLASGASSGGGTVVDMRGEKKFPESTISDKILKFNAILDHKKRVSVVTYDYSGRSVSIRERTEQTDKVIDFMSGCHGLMFFYDPKTLAAELQSQEHVASFVSMIERLAPLNKSRLPIPIALVITKSDILPGFKGEDQVVLIRAEDESFVSEDFELFLDKILTSNNIASNSAWAGTVREILIKLKDFLKVVTGRTLDFQIFFTSNTGEAPDKIGTDIGRSLYAPPAKIRPVGIREPFYWILKSIMRSRKISRMRTVARFVTLISIIWIILYSLPNLYHFKFLLSGAYRTESSILQAYKGNIYNTSVEERRKIVRAYDDYSRSWTVKWLFQPFQAPAERIKNSYSSLNVEAAASNLNQVIKNFTAIVSDTSAWPKVNPSDSQLIENERHQKLVEDLNGFHQGDETSILYKRSDRALRLWDMFKRAVAAPNDTTVWVTIQKQVQLDKDMYGNQMSAEEVDLGKALSKYKAKQIQIVTAQKAAAELTGLIQEINGNPNGAFRLDTAVTILKQTLANLDPAVDKNNIAMINRYLQAVARWNKTQKYTAKIEVLPEKAHLHIEITENGKAPLWEKHTQIFEGDEVPIFWKVGDNINIAIDLKKQKCKWGKESSDRVILKDKYALFQMDGEVTFDNIGKKAGISFKPPLVDLLPVLK; the protein is encoded by the coding sequence ATGAGTTTGGGAAAAGTATTTAATATTTTCAAAAAGGGTGCCAAAGGGGCTTCCGGTCAAAAAGGCAAAAAAGGCGGCGGAATCGAATGGCCCCCGGGGCTGCGGATCGGCGTCTATGGGCACGCCAATTCAGGCAAGACCGTTTATTTAACCGTTTTGAATGAAGAGTGCAAAATTGCCAAGGATCTTCAAATTTCGGTTATCGATAACGCCACGGCCGGGGAATTCCTTTCCAATTACAGAATGATCTGGGGTCTGGCCAGCGGGGCCTCTTCAGGCGGCGGTACCGTGGTCGATATGCGCGGGGAAAAGAAATTTCCCGAATCGACCATCTCCGACAAGATTCTCAAGTTCAATGCCATTCTCGACCATAAGAAACGGGTTTCGGTGGTTACCTATGATTACAGCGGACGGTCCGTCTCCATCCGGGAACGGACCGAGCAGACCGACAAGGTTATTGACTTCATGTCCGGCTGTCATGGGTTGATGTTCTTCTATGACCCCAAGACACTGGCGGCGGAACTCCAAAGTCAGGAACATGTTGCCTCATTCGTAAGCATGATCGAACGTCTGGCGCCTCTCAATAAAAGCCGCCTGCCAATCCCAATTGCTCTGGTCATCACGAAATCCGACATCCTGCCGGGTTTCAAAGGGGAAGATCAGGTCGTTTTGATCCGGGCGGAAGATGAGAGTTTCGTTTCCGAGGACTTTGAATTATTTCTGGATAAAATCCTGACCAGTAATAACATTGCCTCCAATTCCGCATGGGCGGGTACGGTTCGGGAGATACTTATTAAATTGAAGGATTTTCTGAAAGTGGTCACCGGGCGCACTCTTGACTTTCAGATTTTCTTCACCTCCAACACCGGTGAGGCCCCCGATAAGATTGGCACCGATATCGGCCGTTCCCTTTATGCGCCGCCGGCGAAAATCAGACCGGTCGGCATCCGGGAGCCGTTTTACTGGATATTGAAATCCATTATGCGGAGCCGCAAAATCTCACGGATGCGGACGGTGGCCCGCTTCGTCACTCTCATAAGTATTATCTGGATCATTTTGTACTCGTTGCCGAATCTCTATCATTTCAAATTCCTCCTGTCCGGTGCCTATAGAACCGAAAGCAGCATACTCCAGGCCTATAAGGGCAATATTTATAATACCTCGGTCGAAGAGAGGCGGAAAATTGTCCGTGCCTACGATGACTATTCCCGCTCCTGGACCGTAAAGTGGCTATTTCAGCCTTTTCAGGCTCCGGCGGAACGAATTAAAAACAGTTATTCTTCGCTGAATGTGGAAGCGGCCGCGTCCAATCTTAATCAGGTTATAAAGAATTTTACCGCCATTGTTTCCGACACGTCGGCATGGCCCAAAGTCAATCCTTCCGATTCGCAATTAATAGAAAACGAGCGCCACCAAAAACTCGTGGAAGATCTCAATGGTTTCCACCAGGGCGATGAGACTTCGATACTGTATAAACGCAGCGATCGCGCCCTGCGTCTCTGGGACATGTTTAAAAGGGCCGTGGCCGCGCCCAATGATACGACCGTCTGGGTCACTATTCAGAAACAGGTGCAATTGGACAAGGATATGTATGGCAATCAAATGAGCGCCGAGGAAGTTGACCTTGGGAAGGCCCTGTCGAAATATAAAGCCAAGCAGATTCAAATCGTTACCGCTCAGAAGGCCGCCGCCGAACTGACCGGTTTGATACAGGAAATAAACGGCAATCCCAACGGCGCGTTCCGTCTGGACACCGCCGTCACCATTTTGAAACAAACCCTGGCCAACCTCGACCCGGCAGTCGACAAAAACAATATCGCCATGATAAACCGCTATCTGCAGGCGGTCGCGAGATGGAACAAAACCCAGAAATATACCGCGAAAATCGAGGTTCTTCCGGAAAAGGCCCATCTCCATATCGAAATCACTGAAAATGGAAAGGCCCCTCTCTGGGAGAAACATACGCAGATATTCGAAGGCGATGAGGTCCCGATATTCTGGAAAGTGGGCGACAATATCAATATCGCCATCGACCTCAAAAAGCAGAAGTGCAAGTGGGGAAAAGAATCCAGCGATCGTGTCATATTGAAAGACAAATATGCATTGTTTCAAATGGACGGAGAAGTAACGTTTGATAATATAGGCAAGAAAGCCGGTATCAGTTTCAAACCGCCGCTGGTGGATCTGCTGCCGGTTTTGAAATAG